In a genomic window of Microbacterium amylolyticum:
- a CDS encoding septum formation family protein encodes MRTRARAFMATSAVFVLAGAMAGCSSGTSVYDVTVGDCLMQPEDASEVTSVEVVDCAQPHDYELYAEFEVDMADSWPGTDAIADAADLGCYDAFGDFVGVPYEESELFYMYYSPSQESWEQDDDRLIQCLVFEASDDFGADVVSGVGTLAGAER; translated from the coding sequence ATGAGAACTCGCGCCCGCGCCTTTATGGCAACGTCTGCCGTCTTTGTGCTCGCCGGAGCAATGGCTGGCTGCTCGTCGGGAACATCGGTGTATGACGTCACGGTCGGTGACTGTTTGATGCAGCCCGAAGATGCGTCGGAGGTCACGTCTGTCGAGGTCGTCGACTGTGCGCAGCCTCATGACTACGAGCTCTACGCCGAGTTCGAGGTAGACATGGCCGACTCTTGGCCCGGAACCGATGCGATAGCGGACGCCGCCGACCTGGGCTGTTATGACGCGTTCGGAGACTTTGTCGGCGTACCTTATGAGGAATCCGAGTTGTTTTACATGTACTACTCCCCCTCTCAGGAGTCGTGGGAGCAGGATGATGACCGGCTGATCCAATGCCTCGTTTTTGAGGCGAGTGATGACTTCGGCGCAGACGTTGTGAGCGGTGTCGGAACGCTCGCTGGCGCGGAACGATGA